A genomic region of Papaver somniferum cultivar HN1 chromosome 7, ASM357369v1, whole genome shotgun sequence contains the following coding sequences:
- the LOC113298578 gene encoding zinc finger CCCH domain-containing protein 24-like, producing MATTLPETATSQSQTLIPSPTEIDTDTSIGGSLKSEEIRSTNGGDSVDKLTEKHSGNDDEPQGDKRKREGEDEEGETKARHPMWKTSLCSFYRRQDKDCSHGENCRYAHNEEELRPRPDNSWDPTSERAKKIMKLENGDNIVGKDDVREDVFMPDALVDSLDPSLDKCLLNLPKKWISDDLKSFMDELGVVYKTARKKIGMAVGFVGFETADLVKAGIERMDGKAIGNRHVKVANVVPRTFEKKAILTVPDSDDPDGPLSITGSEDGNAVPRARTVRDAVTPLAHMSYSDQLEHKKNSLAQTLKRLTRHARKACSGGVTLPEWILKSKEIGGLPCKLEGIVESPLVKGYRNKCEFSVGLSVQGKPTVGFMLGNFREGVTAVEEPVDCPNVSQISCKLASIFQGYLQHSALPVWNRIDNTGFWRQLTVREGRNPGPDYDIENFEANISEVMVMVQVCTTGIDKEVLTKEFQSMALAFSEGASASSPPLPLTSLVVQDHTGISNVAPADAPLKPLSMLKAKSASGEESESSVVEGIHDYIGNLRFCISPTAFFQVNTLAAEKLYSLAGDWAGLGPDTLLFDVCCGTGTIGLTLAHRVGMVVGIEMNASAVLDAKRNAEINNIKNCRFICSKAEDVMGSLLKEYIDVANEKEEPLRLSETNDSGDASGQKESSLHGKVDLKSISNETSEANNESGCPQICQEEVKGRIQTICSSEDQNGRNGSLMRQYKDVVAIVDPPRAGLHPTVIKALRTHPSLRRLVYISCNPESLVANAIELCAPSTDKSEKGNTNNRGWRNRSVAGQARQRAKSMPTSEPYQPIKAMAVDLFPHTPHCETVMLLER from the exons ATGGCTACCACTTTACCAGAAACTGCGACATCtcaatcacaaaccctaattccttctcCAACAGAAATCGATACCGATACGTCAATCGGGGGAAGCCTAAAATCCGAAGAAATCAGATCAACGAACGGAGGAGATTCAGTCGATAAACTGACAGAGAAACATTCAGGTAATGACGATGAACCCCAAGGGGATAAGCGAAAGAGAGAAGGCGAGGATGAAGAAGGAGAAACTAAGGCTCGTCATCCTATGTGGAAAACAAGTTTGTGTTCATTTTACAGACGCCAAGATAAGGATTGTAGTCACGGTGAAAACTGTAGGTATGCTCATAATGAAGAAGAATTAAGACCACGGCCTGATAATTCATGGGATCCAACTTCTGAAAGAGCGAAAAAGATTATGAAATTGGAAAATGGTGATAACATAGTAGGAAAAGATGATGTTAGGGAAGATGTTTTTATGCCTGATGCACTTGTCGATTCTTTGGATCCTTCTCTTGATAAATGCCTTTTGAATCTTCCCAAGAAATGGATTTCAGATGACTTGAAGAGCTTTATGGATGAACTG GGTGTTGTATATAAAACAGCTAGAAAGAAGATAGGAATGGCTGTAGGTTTTGTGGGCTTTGAAACCGCTGATCTGGTCAAGGCAGGAATAGAG AGGATGGATGGAAAAGCTATTGGAAACAGACATGTTAAGGTCGCAAATGTCGTACCACGGACATTTGAAAAGAAAGCAATATTAACAGTTCCTGACAGTGACGATCCAGATGGCCCTCTTTCTATAACTGGTTCTGAAGATGGTAATGCTGTCCCAAGGGCAAGAACTGTCCGTGATGCAGTGACTCCTCTAGCTCATATGTCTTATAGTGATCAGTTAGAGCATAAAAAGAACTCACTTGCACAGACACTTAAAAGACTT ACTCGGCATGCACGTAAGGCTTGTTCAGGCGGGGTTACGCTTCCAGAGTGGATTCTCAAGTCTAAGGAAATAG GTGGTCTCCCATGCAAACTTGAAGGTATTGTTGAATCACCTCTTGTAAAGGGATATCGAAACAAGTGTGAGTTCTCTGTAGGATTGTCTGTACAAGGGAAACCCACTGTGGGATTTATGCTGGGGAACTTTAG GGAAGGTGTAACAGCTGTTGAGGAACCTGTAGACTGTCCAAATGTTTCTCAAATTTCTTGTAAACTTGCATCCATATTTCAAGGCTATCTACAACATTCAGCTTTACCAGTCTGGAACAGGATTGATAATACCGGGTTTTGGCGTCAATTGACG GTTCGAGAAGGAAGGAACCCGGGTCCGGACTACGATATTGAGAACTTTGAAGCTAATATCTCAGAGGTCATGGTCATGGTTCAG GTTTGTACAACGGGCATTGACAAGGAAGTACTAACAAAAGAATTTCAGAGCATGGCTCTAGCATTTTCTGAAGGGGCTAGTGCAAGTTCTCCTCCTTTACCTTTAACGTCTTTGGTAGTCCAG GATCACACCGGTATATCAAATGTGGCACCAGCTGATGCCCCTTTGAAACCACTATCCATGTTAAAGGCCAAAAGTGCTTCTGGAGAGGAGTCTGAGAGTAGTGTTGTGGAAGGAATTCATGATTACATCGGGAATCTTCGGTTTTGCATATCTCCAACAGCATTTTTTCAA GTTAATACCCTTGCTGCGGAAAAACTCTATTCCCTTGCTGGGGATTGGGCTGGTTTGGGTCCAGATACCTTgctttttgatgtttgctgtggAACCGGAACTATTGGGCTGACTTTAGCACACCGTGTTGGTATG GTTGTTGGCATTGAAATGAACGCATCAGCGGTTTTAGATGCTAAGAGAAATGCAGAAATCAATAATATCAAGAATTGTAGATTTATTTGTTCAAAG GCTGAGGATGTGATGGGGTCTCTACTGAAAGAGTATATAGATGTGGCAAATGAGAAAGAAGAACCTCTACGATTGTCTGAAACCAACGATTCAGGAGATGCTAGTGGTCAAAAAGAAAGTTCACTCCATGGAAAAGTAGATCTTAAGAGCATAAGTAATGAAACTTCTGAGGCAAATAATGAGTCTGGTTGTCCCCAAATATGTCAGGAAGAGGTCAAAGGGCGGATCCAGACCATTTGTTCTTCAGAAGACCAGAATGGAAGAAATGGTAGTTTAATGAGGCAGTATAAAGATGTTGTGGCTATTGTCGATCCTCCAAGGGCTGGGCTTCACCCAACT GTAATTAAAGCGTTGAGGACTCATCCATCTTTACGGCGACTTGT TTACATCTCCTGTAATCCCGAAAGCTTAGTTGCCAACGCCATAGAGCTCTGCGCACCGTCCACCGATAAATCTGAGAAAGGTAACACCAACAACAGAGGATGGAGGAACCGTAGTGTTGCAGGTCAAGCACGGCAGAGGGCTAAGTCTATGCCCACCTCAGAGCCTTACCAACCCATCAAAGCTATGGCTGTTGATCTTTTCCCACACACCCCACACTGTGAAACAGTGATGCTACTGGAGAGGTAA